A portion of the Hoylesella buccalis ATCC 35310 genome contains these proteins:
- the rpsC gene encoding 30S ribosomal protein S3 yields MGQKVNPISNRLGIIRGWDSNWFGGNDFGGNLVEDRKIRKYLNERLAKASLSRIIIERTLKLVTITICTARPGIVIGKGGQDVDKLKEELKNLFNKEIQINIFEVKKPELDANIVANNIARQVEGKIAYRRAIKMAIQNTMRAGAEGIKVQISGRLNGAEMARKEMYKEGRTPLHTFRADIDYCQTEALTKVGLLGIKVWICRGEVYGKQELTPNFTQDKTNNGRPNGGRNGGRGNRRRNNNR; encoded by the coding sequence ATGGGACAGAAAGTTAATCCAATAAGCAATCGACTTGGAATTATCCGTGGTTGGGATTCAAATTGGTTCGGTGGTAATGACTTCGGAGGCAACCTTGTTGAGGACAGGAAAATCCGCAAGTATCTTAATGAGCGATTGGCTAAAGCAAGCCTTTCACGCATTATCATTGAACGTACCTTGAAGCTCGTTACCATTACTATTTGTACAGCAAGACCTGGTATCGTCATTGGTAAGGGTGGTCAAGATGTAGATAAACTTAAGGAAGAATTGAAGAATCTTTTCAATAAAGAAATTCAAATCAATATCTTTGAGGTGAAGAAGCCTGAGCTCGACGCCAACATTGTAGCAAACAATATCGCTCGTCAAGTAGAAGGTAAAATCGCTTACCGCCGTGCTATCAAGATGGCCATCCAAAATACCATGCGCGCAGGTGCAGAGGGTATTAAAGTCCAAATATCTGGACGTTTGAATGGTGCAGAAATGGCACGTAAGGAAATGTACAAAGAAGGTCGTACACCTTTGCATACATTCCGTGCTGACATCGATTACTGCCAGACAGAAGCGCTTACGAAAGTAGGTTTGCTTGGCATCAAAGTTTGGATTTGTCGTGGAGAAGTTTATGGTAAGCAAGAATTGACACCAAACTTCACACAGGATAAGACGAATAATGGTCGTCCAAACGGTGGCCGTAACGGTGGTCGTGGTAATCGTAGAAGAAACAATAACCGTTAA
- the rplP gene encoding 50S ribosomal protein L16, with product MLQPKRVKYRRPQDGRGNKGNAHRGTQLVFGSFGIKTLEPKWIDSRQIEAARVAVNRYMQREGQVWIRIFPDKPITRKPADVRMGKGKGDPMGWVAPVTPGRILFEVEGVSFDVAKEALRLAAQKLPVKTKFVVRRDYDKNA from the coding sequence ATGTTACAGCCAAAAAGAGTAAAATATAGAAGACCTCAAGATGGACGTGGAAATAAAGGAAACGCCCACAGAGGAACACAGCTCGTTTTCGGTTCGTTCGGTATCAAGACGCTTGAGCCCAAATGGATCGATAGCCGACAGATAGAAGCTGCACGTGTAGCAGTAAACCGTTACATGCAGCGTGAAGGACAAGTCTGGATACGAATCTTCCCAGACAAGCCAATCACTCGTAAGCCTGCCGATGTCCGCATGGGTAAAGGTAAAGGTGATCCCATGGGATGGGTGGCTCCGGTTACGCCGGGACGTATCCTCTTTGAAGTAGAAGGTGTAAGCTTTGATGTAGCTAAAGAGGCACTGCGCTTAGCTGCTCAGAAGTTGCCTGTGAAGACAAAGTTTGTTGTACGACGTGATTACGATAAAAACGCTTAA
- the rpmC gene encoding 50S ribosomal protein L29 translates to MKMTELKGLAEKDLREKLENAEAAYNQMKLNHAVSPLENPSQIKIARRDIARMKTELQQRELNK, encoded by the coding sequence ATGAAGATGACAGAATTAAAAGGACTCGCTGAAAAGGACTTGCGAGAGAAGCTAGAGAATGCAGAGGCAGCTTACAATCAGATGAAGCTAAATCATGCAGTATCTCCTTTGGAGAATCCATCTCAGATTAAGATAGCTCGTCGTGACATCGCACGTATGAAAACTGAACTGCAGCAGAGAGAACTTAATAAATAA
- the rpsQ gene encoding 30S ribosomal protein S17, with product MVQMETRNLRKVRQGVVVSNSMDKTIVIASKFKEKHPIYGKFVQKTKKYHVHDEKNEANVGDTVLIMETRPLSRTKRWRLVQIVEKAK from the coding sequence ATGGTTCAGATGGAAACAAGAAATTTAAGAAAAGTAAGACAGGGTGTCGTTGTTAGCAACAGCATGGATAAGACCATCGTCATTGCATCAAAGTTCAAGGAGAAGCACCCTATATATGGTAAGTTTGTTCAGAAAACAAAAAAATACCATGTACACGATGAAAAGAATGAGGCTAATGTAGGTGATACAGTTCTCATTATGGAGACACGTCCTTTGTCAAGAACAAAGAGATGGAGATTAGTTCAAATAGTAGAAAAAGCTAAGTAA
- the rplN gene encoding 50S ribosomal protein L14, protein MIQAESKLTVCDNSGAREALCIRVLGGTGRRYASVGDVIVVSVKNVIPSSDLKKGAVSKALVVRTKKEIRRPDGSYIRFDDNACVLLNNAGEIRGSRIFGPVARELRAINMKVVSLAPEVL, encoded by the coding sequence ATGATACAGGCAGAATCAAAACTTACAGTATGTGATAACAGCGGCGCACGTGAAGCTCTTTGCATCCGTGTTCTCGGTGGTACCGGTCGCCGTTATGCAAGTGTGGGAGACGTTATTGTTGTTTCAGTGAAAAACGTAATTCCATCAAGTGATTTGAAAAAAGGTGCAGTATCTAAGGCTTTAGTCGTTCGTACAAAGAAAGAGATTCGTCGTCCGGATGGTTCATACATTCGTTTCGACGATAATGCTTGTGTTTTGTTGAACAATGCTGGGGAGATAAGAGGAAGCCGTATCTTCGGTCCTGTCGCTCGTGAGCTGCGTGCAATAAATATGAAAGTGGTTTCTTTGGCACCAGAGGTTCTTTAA
- the rplX gene encoding 50S ribosomal protein L24 — MSKLHIKKDDTVIVLSGSDKGKTGKVLKVLVDEERAIVEGVNIVARSTKPSAKTPQGGIVRQEAPIHISNLSLIDPKSGKATRVSIKRDGKKVIRIAKKSGEEIK, encoded by the coding sequence ATGAGTAAGTTACATATAAAGAAAGACGATACAGTGATTGTACTGTCCGGTTCGGATAAAGGCAAGACTGGAAAGGTGCTCAAAGTGTTGGTCGACGAAGAACGTGCCATCGTTGAGGGGGTGAATATAGTAGCCAGAAGTACTAAACCTTCTGCTAAGACTCCTCAAGGAGGCATTGTTAGGCAGGAAGCACCTATACATATTTCTAATTTGAGTTTAATTGACCCAAAGAGTGGCAAGGCTACTCGTGTTTCTATCAAACGAGATGGAAAGAAAGTGATACGAATCGCCAAAAAATCAGGGGAGGAAATCAAATAA
- the rplE gene encoding 50S ribosomal protein L5, with protein sequence MDTAQFKKTYKEKIAPALKEQFHYSSTMEVPVLKKIVINQGLGNATEDKKIIDVAMNEISSITGQKAVTTYSKKDIANFKLRKKMPIGVMVTLRRERMYEFLEKLVRVALPRIRDFKGIESKFDGRGNYTLGIEEQIIFPEINIDAIDRIQGMNITFVTSAKTDEEGYALLKGFGLPFKNAKND encoded by the coding sequence ATGGATACAGCGCAATTCAAGAAAACTTATAAAGAGAAAATCGCTCCAGCATTGAAGGAACAGTTTCACTACTCTTCAACCATGGAGGTTCCCGTTCTCAAAAAAATCGTCATCAATCAAGGACTTGGTAATGCAACTGAGGACAAGAAGATTATTGACGTTGCGATGAATGAAATTTCATCTATTACCGGTCAGAAAGCTGTTACGACGTATTCTAAGAAGGATATTGCAAACTTCAAACTTCGTAAGAAAATGCCGATTGGTGTGATGGTAACCTTACGTCGCGAGCGTATGTATGAGTTCTTGGAAAAACTCGTACGTGTAGCTTTGCCTCGTATTCGTGACTTCAAAGGTATTGAAAGCAAGTTTGATGGACGCGGTAATTATACGCTGGGTATCGAAGAACAAATCATCTTCCCGGAAATCAATATCGATGCGATTGATCGTATACAGGGTATGAACATTACTTTTGTCACGTCTGCCAAGACTGATGAAGAGGGATATGCATTGCTCAAAGGTTTCGGTCTTCCATTTAAGAACGCAAAAAACGATTAA
- the rpsN gene encoding 30S ribosomal protein S14, which produces MAKESMKAREIKRAKLVARYAEKRAALKKVIATTEDPAEAYEAARKLQSIPKNANPIRLHNRCKVTGRPKGYIRQFGLSRIQFREMASAGLIPGVKKASW; this is translated from the coding sequence ATGGCAAAAGAATCAATGAAAGCTCGCGAAATTAAGCGTGCGAAGCTAGTAGCTCGCTACGCTGAAAAACGCGCAGCTCTTAAAAAGGTTATTGCAACAACAGAGGATCCTGCAGAAGCTTACGAGGCTGCTCGTAAATTGCAGTCAATTCCTAAGAATGCGAATCCTATCCGCCTTCATAACCGTTGCAAGGTAACGGGACGTCCAAAAGGATATATCCGCCAGTTCGGCCTTTCTCGTATTCAATTCAGAGAAATGGCTTCGGCAGGATTGATTCCGGGCGTTAAGAAGGCTAGTTGGTAA
- the rpsH gene encoding 30S ribosomal protein S8: protein MTDPIADYLTRLRNAIMAHHRVVEIPASNLKKEITKILFEKGYILNYKFIEDGPQGTIKVALKYDPTTKQNAIKKLKRVSTPGLRQYTGYKDMPRVINGLGIAILSTSQGVMTDKEATAQKIGGEVLCYVY, encoded by the coding sequence ATGACAGATCCAATAGCAGATTATCTGACAAGACTCAGAAATGCGATTATGGCACATCACCGTGTCGTTGAGATTCCTGCGTCTAACTTGAAAAAGGAGATTACTAAGATCCTTTTCGAGAAGGGATACATCTTGAACTATAAGTTCATTGAAGATGGTCCTCAGGGAACAATTAAAGTTGCTTTGAAGTATGATCCTACTACAAAGCAGAACGCTATCAAGAAATTGAAGCGAGTGTCTACACCCGGTTTGCGCCAGTATACCGGTTACAAAGACATGCCGAGAGTAATTAACGGACTAGGTATTGCAATATTATCTACGTCTCAGGGTGTAATGACTGACAAGGAAGCTACCGCACAAAAAATTGGCGGTGAGGTTCTTTGCTACGTATATTAA
- the rplF gene encoding 50S ribosomal protein L6 has translation MSRIGKLPISIPAGVTVNFDEKTNVFTVKGPKGELSQEINPSIKPSISDGQITFEVDEKSPVDYKQKQAYHGLYRSLVNNMVVGVSEGYSKTLELIGVGFRVSNQGNLVEFSLGYTHPIFIQLPSEVKVETKSERNQNPLIKLESCDKQLLGLICAKIRSFRMPEPYKGKGILFKGEVIRRKSGKTAAAK, from the coding sequence ATGTCTAGAATAGGAAAATTGCCAATTAGTATTCCTGCAGGAGTAACAGTGAATTTCGACGAGAAGACTAATGTCTTTACCGTCAAGGGACCCAAAGGTGAATTGTCTCAGGAGATAAATCCTTCTATCAAACCATCCATTAGCGATGGACAAATTACTTTCGAGGTAGATGAGAAAAGTCCGGTAGATTATAAGCAAAAGCAAGCTTACCATGGTTTGTATCGTTCTTTAGTCAACAATATGGTCGTTGGCGTAAGCGAAGGCTATAGTAAGACACTCGAACTCATCGGTGTTGGTTTCCGTGTATCCAATCAAGGTAACCTTGTAGAGTTCTCTCTCGGATATACTCACCCAATCTTTATCCAGCTTCCTAGTGAAGTGAAAGTAGAAACTAAGTCAGAAAGAAACCAAAATCCGCTCATTAAGTTAGAGTCGTGTGATAAGCAACTGTTAGGTCTCATTTGTGCTAAAATTCGTTCTTTCCGTATGCCTGAGCCTTACAAGGGAAAAGGTATTCTCTTCAAGGGAGAGGTTATTCGTAGAAAGTCTGGAAAGACAGCTGCGGCTAAGTAA
- the rplR gene encoding 50S ribosomal protein L18, translating to MTTKKEKRRMKIKFRIRKNVNGTAERPRLSVFRSNKQIYAQVINDITGTTLASASSLGLEKMPKDEQAQKVGELIAQKAQAAGIEAVVFDRNGYLYHGRVKELADAARKGGLNF from the coding sequence ATGACAACAAAGAAAGAAAAAAGACGAATGAAGATAAAGTTCCGTATTCGTAAGAATGTAAACGGAACAGCTGAGCGCCCACGTCTAAGTGTTTTCCGCTCTAATAAACAGATTTACGCTCAGGTAATTAATGATATAACTGGTACAACTCTTGCTTCTGCTTCCTCTTTAGGCTTAGAAAAGATGCCAAAGGATGAACAGGCACAGAAGGTTGGTGAACTCATTGCACAAAAGGCTCAAGCAGCTGGAATAGAAGCTGTTGTCTTTGACCGTAATGGTTACCTCTACCATGGTCGTGTTAAAGAGTTGGCTGATGCTGCTCGCAAGGGTGGACTTAATTTTTAA
- the rpsE gene encoding 30S ribosomal protein S5: MAMNKVKINSDVELKDRLVAINRVTKVTKGGRTFTFAAIVVVGDGNGIIGYGLGKAGEVTSAIAKGTEAAKKNLVKVPVLKGTIPHEIEARYSGARVFLRPAAAGTGLVAGGAMRAVLDSVGITDVLAKSKGSSNPHNLVKATILALSQVRDAYTVAGARGIDMNKVFNG, encoded by the coding sequence ATGGCAATGAATAAAGTAAAGATAAATAGCGACGTAGAATTAAAAGATCGTTTGGTTGCAATCAACCGTGTTACAAAAGTGACAAAAGGTGGCCGAACATTCACTTTTGCTGCTATTGTCGTCGTAGGTGATGGCAACGGAATTATTGGCTACGGACTTGGTAAGGCTGGTGAAGTAACATCTGCCATCGCCAAGGGCACTGAAGCTGCCAAGAAGAATTTGGTGAAGGTTCCGGTATTGAAAGGTACTATTCCTCATGAGATAGAAGCACGTTATAGCGGTGCACGCGTATTCTTGCGTCCGGCTGCTGCTGGTACAGGACTGGTTGCCGGCGGTGCTATGCGCGCAGTGTTGGATAGTGTTGGTATTACAGATGTGTTGGCTAAGTCGAAGGGATCTTCTAACCCTCACAACTTGGTTAAAGCCACGATTTTAGCGTTGAGTCAGGTTCGTGATGCATACACCGTTGCAGGCGCACGTGGCATCGATATGAATAAGGTATTTAACGGATAA
- the rpmD gene encoding 50S ribosomal protein L30, which translates to MATIKVKQIKSKIGAPVDQKKTLLALGLHKISQIVEVEDTPSMRGMIRKVHHLVTVVE; encoded by the coding sequence ATGGCAACAATAAAAGTAAAGCAAATCAAGAGTAAAATTGGTGCTCCTGTGGACCAGAAGAAAACGCTGCTGGCACTGGGACTTCATAAAATCTCTCAGATTGTTGAAGTCGAGGATACTCCAAGTATGCGTGGTATGATTCGGAAGGTACATCATTTGGTAACCGTCGTTGAATAG
- the rplO gene encoding 50S ribosomal protein L15 → MKLYNLKPAEGSTHSRRRIGRGPGSGLGGTSTRGHKGAKSRSGYKKKIGFEGGQMPLQRRVPKGGFKNINRKEYFAVNLSTLQTLAEEKNLTKIGIAELVAAGLTNGKKLVKILGNGELTAKIDVEANAFSKTAEEAIKAVGGNTTRI, encoded by the coding sequence ATGAAATTATATAATTTGAAACCAGCAGAAGGCTCTACTCATTCACGTCGTCGTATTGGTCGTGGTCCAGGTTCTGGACTTGGCGGAACTTCTACCCGTGGACACAAAGGAGCAAAATCTCGTTCTGGTTATAAAAAGAAGATTGGATTTGAAGGTGGCCAGATGCCACTTCAACGCCGTGTACCCAAAGGTGGCTTCAAGAATATCAATCGCAAGGAATATTTCGCTGTAAACTTGTCGACACTCCAGACATTAGCAGAAGAAAAGAACCTTACCAAGATTGGTATCGCCGAGTTGGTGGCAGCTGGCCTAACCAATGGCAAGAAGCTTGTAAAAATCTTAGGAAACGGTGAACTGACAGCTAAAATTGATGTAGAAGCAAATGCATTCTCAAAAACTGCTGAAGAGGCAATCAAGGCAGTAGGTGGTAACACAACTAGAATCTAA
- the secY gene encoding preprotein translocase subunit SecY: protein MKKFIETLKNCWKIEDLRQRLLITLLFTAIYRFGSFVVLPGINPASLGQLQKQTEGGLMSLLDMFSGGAFSNASIFALGIMPYISASIVMQLLAVAVPYFQKMQREGESGRKKISMYTRYLTVFILLLQAPSYLMNLKYQASQALATGISWTVFMIPATIILAAGSMFILWLGERITDKGVGNGISLIIMIGIIARLPQAFVQEAGSRLTAISGGGLIMFIVELLILFGVVCAAILLVQGTRKVPVQYAKRLVGNKQYGGARQYIPLKLFAANVMPIIFAQALMFIPLAIVQYQSDNASPIVRSLMDPHSLLYNVIYVILIIAFTYFYTAITLNPVQMAEDMKRNNGFIPGIRPGKDTAEYIDTIMSRLTFPGSLFIAFIAIMPALAGLLNVQQGFSQFFGGTSLLILVGVVIDTLQQIESHLLMRHYDGLLNVGHTRGNHVSAY, encoded by the coding sequence ATGAAAAAGTTTATTGAGACACTAAAGAACTGTTGGAAGATTGAGGATTTGCGCCAGCGTCTCCTCATAACTCTTCTGTTTACGGCCATCTATCGTTTTGGCTCGTTTGTAGTACTGCCGGGTATTAATCCTGCTTCGTTAGGACAACTCCAAAAGCAGACTGAAGGCGGCTTGATGTCGCTGCTTGACATGTTCTCTGGTGGTGCATTCTCAAATGCGTCCATATTCGCACTTGGGATTATGCCCTATATCTCAGCTTCTATCGTTATGCAACTTCTAGCTGTTGCTGTACCTTATTTCCAAAAGATGCAACGCGAGGGTGAGAGTGGTCGGAAGAAGATTAGCATGTACACTCGGTATCTGACAGTATTCATTTTGCTGTTGCAGGCTCCTAGTTACTTGATGAACCTGAAGTATCAGGCTTCACAGGCTTTGGCTACAGGTATCTCATGGACAGTTTTTATGATTCCGGCTACCATTATCTTGGCTGCAGGCAGCATGTTCATCCTTTGGCTAGGTGAACGGATAACAGATAAGGGTGTTGGTAACGGTATCTCATTAATCATCATGATTGGTATCATCGCCCGCCTTCCTCAGGCTTTCGTTCAAGAGGCAGGTTCACGCTTAACAGCCATCAGCGGTGGTGGATTAATCATGTTTATCGTTGAGTTGCTGATTCTCTTTGGCGTGGTCTGTGCTGCAATCTTGCTGGTACAGGGAACACGTAAAGTTCCTGTGCAATATGCCAAACGTCTGGTGGGCAACAAGCAATATGGAGGTGCACGTCAGTACATCCCATTAAAACTGTTTGCGGCCAACGTAATGCCTATCATCTTTGCTCAAGCATTGATGTTCATTCCTTTGGCTATTGTTCAGTATCAGTCTGATAATGCATCTCCGATAGTTCGTTCTCTCATGGACCCTCACAGCTTGTTGTATAATGTCATCTATGTGATTCTGATTATAGCATTCACGTATTTCTATACGGCCATTACTTTGAATCCTGTTCAGATGGCAGAAGACATGAAGCGCAATAATGGTTTCATTCCGGGGATTAGACCTGGTAAGGATACTGCCGAGTACATTGATACGATTATGTCTCGCTTGACCTTCCCTGGCTCGTTGTTCATTGCTTTTATAGCGATTATGCCTGCTTTAGCTGGTCTGTTGAACGTACAGCAAGGTTTCTCACAGTTCTTCGGAGGTACATCTCTCTTGATTCTCGTTGGTGTCGTTATAGATACGCTGCAGCAAATAGAGAGCCACTTATTGATGCGTCATTACGATGGACTGCTAAACGTGGGACACACTAGAGGGAATCATGTATCAGCCTACTAA
- the infA gene encoding translation initiation factor IF-1: protein MAKQSAIEQDGTIVESLSNAMFRVELENGVEIIAHISGKMRMHYIKILPGDKVKVEMSPYDLTKGRIVFRYK from the coding sequence ATGGCTAAACAGTCCGCAATAGAGCAAGACGGAACCATCGTGGAGAGTTTATCTAACGCAATGTTTCGCGTAGAGCTTGAAAACGGTGTGGAGATTATAGCACATATCTCAGGAAAAATGAGAATGCACTATATCAAGATCCTGCCTGGTGACAAGGTGAAGGTCGAAATGAGTCCTTACGATTTGACTAAAGGCAGAATCGTTTTCAGATATAAATAA
- the ykgO gene encoding type B 50S ribosomal protein L36, translating to MKTRASLKKRTPDCKIVRRKGRLFVINKKNPKFKLRQG from the coding sequence ATGAAGACAAGAGCATCATTAAAGAAACGTACACCCGACTGTAAGATAGTTCGTCGTAAAGGTCGCCTGTTCGTCATTAACAAGAAAAACCCGAAGTTTAAATTACGTCAGGGCTAA
- the rpsM gene encoding 30S ribosomal protein S13 — protein MAIRIVGVDLPQNKRGEIALTYIYGIGRSSSAKILDKAGVNRDLKVSEWTDDQAAKIREIIGAEFKVEGDLRSEIQMNIKRLMDIGCYRGVRHRNGLPVRGQSTKNNARTRKGRKKTVANKKKATK, from the coding sequence ATGGCAATAAGAATTGTTGGAGTAGATTTGCCCCAGAATAAGCGTGGCGAAATCGCATTGACCTATATCTATGGTATTGGTCGAAGTAGTTCAGCAAAGATATTGGATAAGGCTGGTGTAAACCGTGACTTGAAGGTTAGTGAATGGACTGACGATCAAGCAGCCAAGATCCGTGAAATTATCGGTGCTGAATTCAAAGTAGAAGGTGATCTCCGTTCAGAGATCCAGATGAATATCAAGCGACTGATGGATATTGGTTGTTATCGTGGCGTTAGACATCGTAATGGTCTTCCAGTTCGTGGTCAGAGCACCAAAAACAATGCTCGTACACGTAAGGGTAGAAAGAAGACTGTTGCTAATAAGAAGAAGGCTACTAAGTAA
- the rpsK gene encoding 30S ribosomal protein S11 — translation MAKKTTASKKRNVRVDALGQLHVHSSFNNIIVSLANSEGQVISWSSAGKMGFRGSKKNTPYAAQMAGEDCAKVAFDLGLRKVRAFVKGPGNGRESAIRAVHAAGIEITEIIDVTPLPHNGCRPPKRRKV, via the coding sequence ATGGCAAAGAAAACAACAGCTTCAAAGAAGAGGAATGTAAGAGTTGATGCACTGGGACAGTTGCATGTTCACAGCTCATTTAATAATATTATCGTTTCATTGGCTAACAGCGAAGGTCAGGTTATATCCTGGTCTTCAGCAGGAAAGATGGGTTTCCGTGGCTCAAAGAAAAATACTCCCTACGCTGCACAGATGGCAGGTGAAGATTGCGCTAAAGTCGCTTTCGACTTGGGATTGCGTAAGGTTAGGGCATTTGTTAAAGGGCCTGGTAACGGTCGTGAGTCGGCTATTCGTGCGGTTCATGCTGCAGGAATTGAGATTACAGAGATTATTGATGTAACCCCATTGCCACACAATGGATGCCGTCCACCAAAGAGACGTAAGGTATAA